Within the Sarcophilus harrisii chromosome 2, mSarHar1.11, whole genome shotgun sequence genome, the region cttgaacaaatcacttttttcctctaaacctcagtttctctacCAGTTGAAAGGACTCAGTAACTTTGaaaattctttctagttctaattttatgatcctataaatgTGGATTAAATATGTCAGGTTAGCAATATCTTCTTTCCTATAAAAAGGATAGCATATTACATGCATCAATATTCAATCATAGAATATTTATAGTAAACAATACAATCACATTTAATGTCAAATAGAAATCTCTATTATGGCACTATGCAAGGGAGGCAGAAAGTTGAGTAGAAATACATCAGCTCTGAGGGCCCCTTTACAGAAAGTGAATTCTTCTACTTCTCagatattagcaaaaatagatataccagaagaaggcagagaaaagacATAGAGGTCTTTTATATATTgcacaattatatttttttaaggtttgcaaaacattttacaaatatctcattttatcctcaaaacaatcccGAGCAGTAGGTACTcttagtatcctcattttacagatgagaaaactgaggcaggtaggagttcattgacttgcccaaggtcacatagttagtatctgaagccagatttgaactatttttcctgactccaggtccaatactctctccattgagccacttagctgtccaAGTCTTCTATTGTTTGTTGCACAGAAAACAAACTACATGTATGCATAACTTTAAATTCTAACACTGCAGTGTTTTCTAACAAATAGTTCCAGTCGCTGGAAAACTAAACACTTCACTTTCTTTAAATGCTCCAGTCCATTAAGTCCAACTATCCaaatctattttaagaaaaagttttggATTTCATGAGCTGACTCCACAATCGTTTCATCGCCAATTTCATCTCCTTGTTTCTGAATGTGTAAATGGTTGGATTCAGAAAAGGAGTGATCACTGAGTCAAATATGGCAAGAAATTTGTCCAGTGACAATGTGGGGAATGGCCACACATAGACAAAGATGCATGGACCAAAGAACAAAATCACTACAGTGATGTGAGCTGATAGCGTTGAGAGAGCTTTAGATGACCCACCAGAAGAATGATGACAGACGGTAGTTAAAATGATGATGTATGAGACGACCAAAATAAAGAAGGCACCTAGAGAGATGAACCCACTGTTGGCAGTGACTAAGAACTGTAGCTTATAGGTATCTGTGCAGGCAAGTTTTATGAACCGAGGAAGGTCACAATAAAAACTATCTACTGTGTTAGGACCACAGAAGGGCAATTTTATCACAAAGGCTAATTGGATCAATGAATGGATGAGCCCAATGACCCAGCCAGATATCAAAATACCAATGCAAATTCTTAGGTTCATAATAGTCAAGTAGTGGAGAGGCTTACATATAGCAATATAACGGTCAAAAGCCATAGCTATGAGGAGCACCATCTCTACACCACCTATGCAATGAATGAAGAATATCTGAGAAACACAGCCTCCAAAGGATATTAATTTGTGCTTCTTGAAAAGGTCACAAATCATTTTGGGGGTCACAATGCAGGAATCAATCATGTCAATGAAAGAGAGATTGGCCAGCAGAAAGTACATAGGAGAGTGTAGGTGAGACTCAGAGATCACTGTGAGGACAATAAGGAAGTTACCCAGCATGCTTGCCATATAGAATACAGtagagaacagaaagagaaaaagttgcAATCCCCAAGAATTGGTGAGTCCAATTAACACAAACTCATAAACCACAGAGTGATTGGCTCTATCCATTGACTCAACCAGTAGGGTCAACTCTTAAATTacctaaagagaaaagaatgaaaagaatcaaaaatatgGACACTTAAGTGGGGATTCTAAATAGAGGAAATATGGTCATACCTTGCAAGACAAATATTGTTCATTAATGTTGTCAATATTATAACTAGagcaaatttgttttgttattactagtttacaaaacacttttacatGATTATCTCATATACATTAACTATAACATGCcacaattcccattttacaaataagaaaaatgggcTTTAGAGAGACTACTTGGTTTTCTCACAGTAACACAGATCTTCATTGTTATAGGGAAGATTTGAATTAATGTTATATCCTGCCACTACTACTTTTCACGTCAAATTGCCTTTCAACATATGGAATTCAACTCACTGGTCCTGCACCTCTTCTTACTATACCCACTACTATCTGATCATACTTATCAACTATTCTATGCCACTTGATAATAGAAACTTCTCTCTCTGCTTGGGACCAAGTTCATAACAATTGCTAAGAATGCCATCATTATAAATCATGGTTGACACCTATAGAATAAAGCATAATTTCCATGGATTCATCCATTTATGGAtttttttagagctagaaagaaccctCTAATTAATCTAAACCAACCTATTAAGTTTGTAGATAAGGCTGGCATTCAGAGAGtttgtcagaaaaaaaacttGTTATAATGTACTTACATCTTAATATGAACATTGACAAAGAGATCCCATTATACTTATtaagtttacttttttatgtaaGTAATTGTCCAGATATTTTTTCTATCTGTCCATCTCAGTATTTTTAGTGCCATATTTATTTGAAATGCCCTATGCTACAGAGCTGGGGCTgacttttcagaaaaaaactgtcctatataagttctttaaaaattattaagatgAGATACaaagagttgaaagggatctgAAATAATCTGTCTGCTTCAAACCAAGGTAATATTCAAATTAAGCCAAATAAACGATTAACTGAAACCACATTAAGGAAAATTCTCCTTTCAAATTTGAAATCTTCACTGTTTAATCCATTGGCATTATAACTGAGTATTCCTATTTTAAGAAGAGTATGTTTCTACCCATTAAACACTTGGCTTTCACCAAGTAAAATCTTTTAGTGGAAGACATCTATACTTGTTGGGCACTAGCTTGCTGTAAAATATAAAAGTGATTGCCAGAGGTACCCATGCCTCCTGTTTTTTCCCAGATCTTTCTAAagcatgaatgaaataaaaataatcaatatctAATTAAGGAGAGGAAATTTGGCTATAAGGCTAAGCCTAGGAAAACATAGatttaaatcttacctctgaACCTTAATAGATTTGTGATCATAAATAAGCAACACCTAACCCCTTGAATCTcagattccttatttgtaaaatggggttgatAACATTTACATCATAGAGTTCTTCAGAGgctaaaataaaatagcatagaAACATCAGAGATAGAAGAGACCAGACCTATGATCTCATTGGTTTTGGAACTCTTAATGAATAAACACCCTCTACCAAGTAATGCAAGTAAGCACTATCTCTGTAATTTGGAGTTTTAGAGAATTACCTAGAATACTAagtgtttaaatgacttgctgagaaTGACAGTACTATGTGTCAGAGGAGGAACTTGAACCTGCATTCTTAGCTCTCTATTCATTAGACCATGCTGTACCAACAATATCCTGACTATGTCTGCCCCACTACTaaaatgttctataaatattAGTATCCGCTATTTTTATTAcatcttatattattatttctatcatacctttattatatattatttctactCCACCACCGTTCAAGTGTTGGACACATAGCAGCCATTCTTAAAGTAACTAGCCCTTTATACAGCATTATCTTCTTATGCCCAGTCAACCCAATAAGACTGCTTACAAATCCTTAAGGGTTTAGACTGTCTTTGTGCTTACTTCAATACTAACTTTTTATTGTCCACATTAGTATGAAGTGAATACCCTATAAATAATCAGATCAGTAGAGAAAGAGCTAAAGAAAGGTcaaagatgaggagggaataGCAAACACAGTCAGaatcagagagagaagggagatatgtagatggaaaaggatgatataaattaaaatatcatctCTCTCACCTGTTCTGTCACAACACAAGAGGTAGTAGCATATTAAAGAGTTGAAAAGTTCAGAAAAGTTAATcttttcttagaatatttttatcACTACTGTTAAGTTGCAGGTTTTTAGAGGGCAGATCCAATTTCAAATATTCTGCCTAATTCACAAATATAAAACTAAGTATTTATCATATAAGTCCTAATTTGGGGATTAGGAAAAAGTTGTCATCATAAGTATAATACTTGACCAGAGAAAGTATCATGTGTAgcttttttaatgtagaaaaagTTGCCAATTAACAGCTTTGGGTTAGTGACTAAGTAAAACTATGGAGATTTAATAATAGCCATCTTATGATCAGCATGGCCTGGGATTTGTATCATAATATTATGTCAGTTTTCCCAAAGGTCAAAATGTTATAAACGTTACTAGGcaataaacaaaaaaggagagaggatggagagaagggGCCCCTGTAGGCTGATTGATTTTTGTGCTCTTGTTGAAAGAAAAAGGAGTTAGTTCATTTGATGTTAAATTAACCCTCCAAAATGGATGATGTAAGGGATTTGCTAAACTAATTGAGATACAAATTGAAGAACATGTCCCAAGAGTCTTAATGGACATGAGGCAGTTAAGTGGTATAAAGGGAGAATTTCCAGGCCCCTACTAGCTACCAATTCTTAgtaactaataaatattaaataaagccTTCAGATCTCTATTTGATAGAGACCAAAGCTCTCATTGAATGCATAGACCTCAAGGccattatctctttcaaagtcagTCAGCCCTCAGGAACACAGGTAGCAATTCTGAAGATAACAGTCCACTTAAAATAAGCAAACTAATCTCCAACCATATTACTTACCCAATAGAATATCATCGTTTAAAATCTTGGGAAGGGAGGCAATACACCCATGAGTAATCAGAGTTCCTGACCCTGCcaagaaaatgagaagggaatatGAAGAATTGACAGTTGAGGTTTGTAAACTCTCTCATATTCTTGGGAatgtgataaaagaaaaagagatacagagcaagagaaagagacagagagaaagatagaagaagaagaagaagaagaagaagaagaagaagaagaagaagaagaagaagaagaagaagaagaagaagaagaagaagaagaaggaagaagaagaagaagaagaagaagaagaagaagaagaaagaagaagaagaagaagaagaagaagaaaagaagaagaagaagaaggaaagaagaagaagaagagaagaagaagaagaagaagagaagaaggaggaggaggaggaggaggagacggaggaggagatggaggaggaggaggtggaagaggataaggaggaggtgaggaggaaaaggaggaaatagagaaagagaaggaagaggtggagaaggaggaggaagaaaggaaagaaggaaggagggaaggagaaaaagaaggaaggagggaaagaaaaagaaaaggagataaggaaagaaagatggaggaagaagtaaaggcaggagaaaaggaaggatggagacagtgaaggaaaaacaagagaaggaaaagagagggaagatgaaaggaaggaaggtgaagAAGGAGAATggatagaaataaagaagaagaagagagaattatAAAGCAAGGGAGAATAGTGAAGATTTATGTAGGGAACTAGATGAGTGAAGTATGAGAAATTAAAATTGGCCTTTCCCTCAAAGCCACCAAATTTGAAATCTTAGTGGATTTTCATTCATTCGTGCTAAtgaacacacagagagagaaagagaaatataggaaaggagggagagggggaagaaggaggaagggagaaggaggtggaggaaagagaaagagagacagagactgagagaaagagtCCAGATGATTCTGGGACTGGGAACTGGGGCTTCTTCCTATATCACTGCCCTTTCCCAGTGGCAGAACTTTAagcattctctttctcatttcaaCCCTGCCCTGATTCCTTTACACACTAAATAGAAACTTCCTAAGGAGCAGTTATATGGCATCCTGAGTAATCCATTTCTCCTCCTATAAGATAATTTCCAAGAATTTCTTCTCTGATGGGATCTTATCTTTCCTCCAAAGTTAGCATACGTTCAAGAAAATTTGTCTTACTTCTTTCCCTGGATAGATTTTATGATGCTCTCCTCAGGTATCATAAATATTAGTTACAATTCTAAAGATTTGGGATGCTGAATTAATGTGATAATGCCACTTCTCCCTTTATAAGGTTTGGCAAGAATATGTTtttggacaattaaaaaaaaaaacaaagaagatcgTGTCTACAAATCAAAAAGGATTTGTCAACATGGCTTCATTAAAAACAGGctatccattctccaattgataaatggtcaaaggatatgaacagacaattctcagatgaaaaaattgaaactatttctagccatatgaaaagatgctccaagtaattattaatcagagaaatgcaaattaagacaactctgagatactactacacacctgtcagattggctagaatgacagggaaagataatacagaatgatagaggggatgtggaaaaaaagggacactgatacattgttggtggaattgtgaatacatccagccattctggagagcaatttggaattatgctcaaaaagttattaaactgtgcataccctttgatccagcaatgttactactgggcttatatcccaaagagatcataaagaagggaaagggacctgtatgtgcaagaatgtttgtggcagccctctttgtagtggccagaaactggaaactgagtggatgcccatcaattagagaatggctaaataaattgtggtatataaatattatggaatattattgttcggtaagaaatgaccagcaggatgatttcagaaaggcctggagagacttacatgaactgatgctgagtgaaatgagcaggaccaggagattattatatacttcaacaacaatactatatgatgatcaattctgatggatatggccctcttcaacaatgagatgaaccaaatcagtttcaatacaacagtaatgaactgaaccagctacacccagagaaagaactctgggagatgactatgaaccactacatagaattctcaatccctctatttttgtctgcctgcattttttatttccttcacaggctaattgtacactatttcaaagtccaattctttttgtacagcaaaataactgttttgacatgtatacatatattgtatttaacttatactttaacatatttaacatgtattggtcaacctgccatctggggaaaggggtggtaGGGTaggaaggaaggtaaaaattgaaacaaaaggttttgcaattgtcaatcctgaaaaattaccatgtatatatcttgtaaataaaaagctataatttaaaaaaatcttttgatgccaaaaaaaaaaaaaaaacaggccatACTATATTATGTTCATGTCCTTTTTTTTATGAGAGTAACTAAATAAGTTGGATAAATGATGCAGATATCATTTAACTAAACTCTAATTTGATAAAGCATTTGCTAAAGTATCTTGCTGTGATTAtggataaatgtttgttaaacaaTAACACAAAAATCACTGATTCTGAACTGGTTAAATTGCTGGACCAAAGAAGAGTAATTGGTGGTTTTAAAGTGTGCCACCATACTTGGCCCTGtattatttaatgattttaaCAGTGCTtactatatttccatattcaggaaaaagtattaatataataattgaatCAGAGTCCAAAAGCTCTTTTCAGGATAAATGGTGGGCTGAatctaacaagatgaaatttaatagaaaagataaagaggatCACCGAAGACAAAACAGactattttgattacataaaatttgagAGTTTTTACTCAAGCAAAACCAATGAAGTTAACATAAATAATACAGGTAAATGAGAGGGGAAAACTTCACAGAAGATCTTATTTCCACATATATAAGGAACTGGTTCACATACATAAGAataagaacaattccccaattgataaatgataagaCTGTAAGTAGGCAAGGGCAACTAGattgtacaatggatagagtgccaagtctaGAGTCAGGCAGATTTTCTTCCTGATgttaaatttggtttcagacactaactagaagtatgacgctgggcaagtcacaaaacccttgcctcagttttcttatctgtaagctggagaaagaaatggcaaagccatttggaactatggcaCCCAAATCACTAAACTTTGCAAGTCCTTTCATCATCCATTGATACTACTACTAGGcttttatctcaaagagatcaaagaaagaggaaaggggttTATATTATAAACCacttttagtatttctttttttcatagtgtcaaagaagtaaaaactttaaaagtgcCTATCAAGTGCAGAATAGCCAAAAAAAAtcatggtatataaatgcaatcaaatactattatgctatgagaaatgatgaaaaagagtttcagaaaaacctgagaagactcaaatgaactgatacagaatgaagagAACAGAACTAGAATCATTTGTGTATATTTACAACGTTGGGGAAACAAACTTTGAAACACTTAAGAATTCTGCTTCATTAAATGACCATCCAGAATTCCAGAGGACCAATAATGAAGATTGACAGAAATATGATGAACTCATGTTGCTGAATGAGACATAACTTTTTAACATGAACAATATGGGAATTCGTTTTGCTtgattaagtttattttttcagaatttttgattttcttttttttcccctcctagtAGGAGATCTAAAAATGAGGGCAAAAGAGTAGAGAAAGgattaccaaaaataaataaacaaaaaaaaaaaaaaaaaaaaaaaaaaaaaaaaaaaaaaaaaaaaaaaaaaaaaaaaaggacagaaggaagccaggaaggaaTAACATATAAGTTTTAAAACATAAcagttttaaaagctaaagattaaatttgttatacttttttttaagcaaCTTTATATAGCAGTTTTATAGCTTTATATATAATCCCCTCCTGTTctatgaaatataagaaaatgcttatttaatttggtgtttaagttcagaatttgacacctaatttttaattataaaaaaaaaagaaaaggaaaacagtggCCAATGGACATGTTATTATTTAAGATACCCGTGATGTGAAAATTAATGAGGTACCAAATGCTAGCAATATGGGCCTTCAAAAGCTTTAACTATAGCTAGTTCTTGTTCAAAAGAGTATGGCTCTTTTCTGCAATGATAAACTTATGGAAAAAGTACACAAAGTCCTGGAACAAAGAAAAGAGCAATATGGCCTGACAAAGAAGAGATAACCCAAACAGCAATACTGGCTGTTTTGGTCTCTACAATGAACATTTTTATAGATTTGGGCATTTCCATATAGGGCTTGAGATGAACTTGAGATAAGTGAATGTAAATTTGTGCTTCTAGTGTCCATTATCTTACTGAGATCATTTCTGATTGTTCCAAACCTGATAGTTAAATTTCCTCTTCTACCTACTTCTACTGGGTTTTGCATAGTGGATCTCTGGACCTTACTTGACTTTGTTTCTAATTGTTCCTCATAACATTCTCTTATTTCAGTTTAAGTAACTTTCTAGCTCTGTACCTAAAACCGCGGGTCAACCTACCTGTATTTCCCTATCTAAGAGTAAAAAGAAGTTCCATGGTATCATGGAAAGAGCAAACAAAGGCTGTGGGACAGAGGGCATACATTCAAGCATTGTGTCTGATATCTATGACTtcatgactttaggcaagtcactcaatctttctgggcctcagtttcctgatttgcaAAACAAGAAAGTTGAATTAAATGGCTTTTGTGGTCACTTTTAGCcatagatcataggatttagagatagaaaggaagttAAAAGCCATTgagtccaaatccctcattttatgtatgaggaaactgagacacaaagagtTTGAATGATGACTATTTAGCAATTATCCTAAATGGAACTTAAACctatgtcttcttgattccaagtctaagaCTCTATTCAACTCTGATCTAAAATCCCACAATCAAAATTGGGATTACAGACTGTTGGGTTAGTGGACACAGATTATATTTCTCGGTTTTCAACTATATCTAACAATTTTACTAGCTCAATGCAATTATTAGCTCTAGATAGGAGCTATATTCTGGTATCCTTGTTAGAAAACTTGactaacaaaaatcacatagatCGTCTTAGTGTGAATTTGGAACA harbors:
- the LOC100919631 gene encoding olfactory receptor 4F3/4F16/4F29-like — its product is MDRANHSVVYEFVLIGLTNSWGLQLFLFLFSTVFYMASMLGNFLIVLTVISESHLHSPMYFLLANLSFIDMIDSCIVTPKMICDLFKKHKLISFGGCVSQIFFIHCIGGVEMVLLIAMAFDRYIAICKPLHYLTIMNLRICIGILISGWVIGLIHSLIQLAFVIKLPFCGPNTVDSFYCDLPRFIKLACTDTYKLQFLVTANSGFISLGAFFILVVSYIIILTTVCHHSSGGSSKALSTLSAHITVVILFFGPCIFVYVWPFPTLSLDKFLAIFDSVITPFLNPTIYTFRNKEMKLAMKRLWSQLMKSKTFS